One Podarcis muralis chromosome Z, rPodMur119.hap1.1, whole genome shotgun sequence DNA segment encodes these proteins:
- the ZMYM3 gene encoding zinc finger MYM-type protein 3 isoform X2, producing MESNEFPGSLGPMSLPDKPLIGDLPADMEYGEDLLASQTASIPQASAQQPQEMEWEAPKQATSDADLDPGLVKTAGLSDLSKSNSLTLSKSGALDVTEKPSLLGSLSNNDNLVDLDKSEDLDNVYKTRGSADPEDGPRDPPVPGTEALVPEAWKEASASKVDFKSTKDDGEESAASLPDSHVVKSPDVVEMSSTSSSQEPTEYSENSPKIPRPVKKARLKAPKKSAPVQKEEVATSTDEGKEPVLNSTPAPEPMKEGVTEAEKDSSVSQKDPAEPKAQEAEQSLQPPGEDPGAKGSEKPVVKEQKRSERARRAEVSRPETVNSSESIPVSDEDSDAMVDDPNDEDFVPHRTRRTTRLSLRNQAAQRAARSTVTKMTCANCRTPLQKGQTAYQRKGLPQLFCSSSCLTTFSKRPLSKKCCTFCKKEIWNAKDSVVAQIGSGSSFHEFCSSVCLSLYEAQQQRPTPQSAEASDTVRCSVCYKAGEIQHEVSNGNVVHRICSDACFTKFRATKGLKTNCCDNCGLYLYNKGLPLEYLFHEGQQKRFCNTTCLNSYKKKNTRVYPCMWCKTLCKNFDMLSHKDRNGKMGLFCSVCCSTSYKVKQAGLTGPPRPCSFCRKSLSEPCYYNKNEQVVYQFCSPSCWTKFQRTSPEGGIHLTCHSCHSLFTGKPEILDWQDKVYQFCCRDCCEDFKRLHGVVSQCEHCKQEKLLHEKIRFSGVEKNFCSEGQTPEPKQPSSTTTSQKAETSTVPAKNSSAPAAASASAVASQPSSQPITPRKNKAAMCKPLMQNRGVSCKIEMKSKGCQTEADWKPQVVVLPIPVPIFVPVPMNMYCQKVPVPFSMPVPVPVPMFLPTTLESTEKIVETIEELKVKIPSNPLEADILAMAEMIAEAEELDKASSDLCDLVSNQSAEGLLEDCDLFGPARDDVLAMAVKMANVLDEPGQDLEADFPKNPLDINPSVDFLFDCGLVGPDDVSADQDLPRSMRKGPKRLVLSESCSRDSMSSQPSCTALNYSYGVNAWKSWVQAKYAGGETSKGDELRFGPKPMRIKEDILACTAAELNYGLAQFVKEITRPNGERYEPDSIYYLCLGIQQYLLENNRMVNIFTDLYYLTFVQELNRLLSGWQPTILPNNTVFSRVEEEHLWECKQLGVYSPFVLLNTLMFFNTKFFGLQTAEEHMQLSFTNVVRQSRKCTTARGTTKVVSIRYYAPVRHRKGRDGGLGKRKREEEAPVLEQRENRMNPLRCPVKFYEFYLSKCPESLRNRNDVFYLQPERSCIAESPLWYSVIPMDKSMLESMLNRVLAVREIYEEHSRGGGGGLDDEMD from the exons ATGGAGTCGAATGAATTTCCTGGCTCCTTGGGGCCAATGTCACTGCCTGATAAGCCACTGATTGGAGACCTTCCTGCAGACATGGAGTATGGAGAGGATCTGCTAGCATCCCAAACAGCCTCCATCCCACAGGCTTCAGCTCAGCAGCCCCAAGAGATGGAGTGGGAAGCACCTAAGCAAGCAACTTCAGATGCAGACCTGGACCCGGGCTTGGTGAAAACAGCCGGATTGTCTGATCTGAGCAAATCCAACAGTCTGACCCTCAGCAAGTCTGGTGCTCTAGATGTTACAGAGAAGCCCAGTCTTCTCGGTAGCTTGAGCAACAATGACAACCTGGTGGACCTGGATAAGTCTGAGGACCTGGACAACGTGTACAAGACACGAGGTTCTGCAGATCCGGAGGATGGACCTAGGGATCCCCCTGTGCCAGGAACCGAAGCCCTTGTGCCAGAAGCATGGAAAGAAGCATCAGCATCGAAAGTAGACTTCAAAAGCACAAAGGATGATGGAGAGGAGAGTGCAGCCTCCCTTCCCGACAGCCATGTGGTGAAGTCGCCTGACGTGGTGGAGATGAGCAGCACTTCCTCCTCACAAGAACCAACAGAATATTCCGAGAACTCACCGAAAATTCCGCGGCCGGTTAAGAAAGCCCGATTGAAAGCCCCAAAGAAAAGTGCTCCAGTGCAGAAGGAGGAAGTGGCGACATCTACAGATGAGGGGAAGGAGCCTGTTCTCAACAGTACTCCAGCTCCTGAGCCCATGAAAGAGGGTGTGACTGAGGCTGAGAAAGACAGCAGTGTCAGCCAGAAGGACCCTGCTGAGCCCAAAGCACAAGAGGCTGAACAATCGCTCCAACCTCCAG GGGAAGACCCTGGCGCAAAAGGGAGCGAGAAGCCAGTTGTGAAG GAGCAGAAGAGAAGCGAGCGTGCCAGGAGGGCGGAAGTGTCTCGGCCTGAAACAGTGAACTCCTCTGAGAGCA TCCCCGTCTCGGATGAGGATTCAGATGCCATGGTGGATGACCCCAACGACGAGGACTTCGTTCCCCACCGCACCCGGCGCACCACGCGCCTGTCCCTGCGCAACCAGGCAGCCCAGCGAGCTGCCCGTTCCACCGTCACCAAGATGACTTGCGCCAACTGCCGGACCCCACTGCAGAAGGGCCAGACGGCCTACCAGCGCAAGGGGCTGCCCCAGCTCttctgctccagctcctgcctCACCACCTTCTCCAAGAGGCCTCTCAGCAAGAAGTGCTGCACCTTCTGCAAAAA GGAGATCTGGAATGCCAAGGACTCCGTGGTGGCTCAGATTGGCTCAGGCAGCTCTTTCCACGAGTTCTGCTCTTCTGTGTGCCTCTCGCTGTATGAAGCCCAGCAGCAAAGACCGACACCACAGTCGGCAGAAGCCTCAGACACTGTCCGTTGCAGTGTGTGCTACAAGGCTGGAGAG atcCAGCACGAGGTCAGCAATGGGAATGTGGTGCACCGCATCTGCAGCGACGCCTGCTTCACCAAGTTCCGTGCCACCAAGGGCCTGAAAACCAACTGCTGTGACAACTGTGGCCTCTACCTGTACAACAAGGGCCTGCCACTGGAGTACCTCTTCCACGAGGGGCAGCAGAAGCGCTTCTGCAATACCACATGCCTCAACAGCTACAAAAAG AAGAACACCCGGGTTTATCCATGCATGTGGTGCAAGACACTCTGCAAGAACTTCGACATGCTGTCCCACAAAGACCGGAATGGGAAGATGGGCCTTTTCTGCTCCGTCTGCTGTTCCACCTCCTACAAAGTCAAGCAGGCTGGCCTGACAG GACCCCCTCGGCCTTGCAGCTTCTGTCGGAAGAGCCTGTCTGAGCCCTGCTACTACAACAAGAACGAGCAGGTGGTGTACCAGTTCTGCAGCCCCAGCTGCTGGACCAAATTCCAG CGCACCAGCCCAGAAGGTGGAATCCACTTGACTTGCCAttcctgccacagcctcttcaCTGGGAAGCCTGAGATCCTGgattggcag GACAAGGTCTACCAGTTCTGCTGCCGAGACTGCTGTGAGGACTTCAAGCGCCTGCATGGGGTGGTGTCCCAGTGCGAGCACTGCAAGCAGGAGAAACTGCTGCACGAGAAGATCCGCTTTTCTGGGGTGGAGAAGAACTTTTGCAGCGAAG GTCAGACCCCCGAGCCAAAGCAACCCTCCTCTACCACCACCTCGCAGAAAGCAGAGACCAGCACG GTACCTGCGAAGAACAGCTCTGCCCCGGCAGCCGCCTCTGCCTCTGCTGTTGCGTCCCAGCCGTCGTCTCAGCCAATCACCCCGCGGAAGAACAAAGCCGCAATGTGCAAGCCTCTCATGCAGAACCGAGGGGTCTCATGCAAGATAGAAATGAAGTCCAAGGGCTGTCAGACAG AAGCCGACTGGAAGCCCCAGGTGGTTGTGCTGCCCATTCCTGTGCCCATTTTCGTGCCTGTGCCTATGAACATGTACTGCCAGAAAGTACCTGTGCCTTTCTCCATGCCTGTCCCG GTGCCTGTGCCAATGTTCCTGCCCACCACGCTGGAGAGCACGGAGAAGATTGTGGAGACCATAGAGGAGCTGAAGGTgaagatcccttccaaccctctgGAAGCCGATATCCTGGCCATGGCTGAGATGATCGCAGAAGCAGAGGAGCTGGACAAAGCCTCTTCGGACCTTTGTG ACCTAGTGAGTAACCAGAGTGCAGAAGGCCTCCTGGAGGACTGCGACCTCTTTGGGCCGGCAAGAGACGACGTGCTCGCCATGGCGGTCAAGATGGCAAATGTCCTGGATGAGCCGGGTCAGGACTTGGAGGCTGACTTTCCCAAAA ACCCATTGGACATTAACCCCAGTGTGGATTTCCTCTTTGACTGTGGCCTTGTGGGCCCAGATGACGTCTCTGCTGACCAAGACTTGCCTCGGAGCATGCGCAAG gGCCCGAAGCGCCTGGTTCTCTCAGAGAGCTGTTCGCGGGACTCCATGAGCAGCCAGCCCAGCTGTACAGCCCTCAACTACTCCTATGGTGTGAACGCCTGGAAGAGCTGGGTGCAGGCCAAGTACGCTGGTGGCGAGACCAGCAAGGGCGACGAGCTGCGCTTTGGCC CCAAACCCATGCGGATCAAAGAGGACATTCTGGCCTGCACAGCGGCAGAACTGAATTACGGTCTGGCCCAGTTTGTGAAGGAGATCACTCGTCCCAATGGCGAGCGCTATGAGCCTGACAGCATCTATTACCTCTGCCTTGGCATACAGCAG TACCTGCTGGAGAACAACCGCATGGTGAACATCTTCACGGACCTCTATTACCTGACCTTTGTGCAGGAGCTCAACAGGTTGCTCAGCGGCTGGCAGCCCACCATCCTGCCCAATA ACACCGTCTTCTCCCGCGTGGAAGAGGAGCACCTCTGGGAGTGCAAGCAGCTGGGCGTCTACTCCCCCTTCGTGCTCCTCAACACACTCATGTTCTTCAACACCAAGTTCTTTGGGCTGCAGACAGCTGAGGAGCACATGCAGCTCTCCTTCACCAACGTCGTGCGCCAGTCGCGCAAGTGCACCACAGCACGGGGCACCACCAAGGTGGTGAGCATCCGCTACTATGCTCCCGTGCGGCACCGGAAGGGGAGAG ATGGCGGCCTGGGCAAGCGGAAGCGAGAGGAGGAAGCGCCTGTCTTGGAGCAGCGCGAGAACCGCATGAACCCCCTGCGCTGCCCGGTCAAGTTCTACGAGTTCTATCTCTCCAAATG CCCTGAAAGCCTGCGAAACCGCAATGACGTCTTCTACCTGCAGCCTGAGAGGTCATGCATCGCCGAGTCGCCGCTGTGGTACTCCGTCATCCCCATGGACAAAAGCATGCTCGAGAGCATGCTCAACCGCGTCCTGGCTGTGCGCGAGATCTACGAGGAGCACAGCCGCGGAGGTGGAGGCGGCCTGGATGACGAAATGGACTGA
- the ZMYM3 gene encoding zinc finger MYM-type protein 3 isoform X1, translated as MESNEFPGSLGPMSLPDKPLIGDLPADMEYGEDLLASQTASIPQASAQQPQEMEWEAPKQATSDADLDPGLVKTAGLSDLSKSNSLTLSKSGALDVTEKPSLLGSLSNNDNLVDLDKSEDLDNVYKTRGSADPEDGPRDPPVPGTEALVPEAWKEASASKVDFKSTKDDGEESAASLPDSHVVKSPDVVEMSSTSSSQEPTEYSENSPKIPRPVKKARLKAPKKSAPVQKEEVATSTDEGKEPVLNSTPAPEPMKEGVTEAEKDSSVSQKDPAEPKAQEAEQSLQPPGEDPGAKGSEKPVVKEQKRSERARRAEVSRPETVNSSESIPVSDEDSDAMVDDPNDEDFVPHRTRRTTRLSLRNQAAQRAARSTVTKMTCANCRTPLQKGQTAYQRKGLPQLFCSSSCLTTFSKRPLSKKCCTFCKKEIWNAKDSVVAQIGSGSSFHEFCSSVCLSLYEAQQQRPTPQSAEASDTVRCSVCYKAGEIQHEVSNGNVVHRICSDACFTKFRATKGLKTNCCDNCGLYLYNKGLPLEYLFHEGQQKRFCNTTCLNSYKKKNTRVYPCMWCKTLCKNFDMLSHKDRNGKMGLFCSVCCSTSYKVKQAGLTGPPRPCSFCRKSLSEPCYYNKNEQVVYQFCSPSCWTKFQRTSPEGGIHLTCHSCHSLFTGKPEILDWQDKVYQFCCRDCCEDFKRLHGVVSQCEHCKQEKLLHEKIRFSGVEKNFCSEGCVLLYKQDFTKNLGLCCITCTYCSQTCQRAVTEQLEGSTWDFCSDDCKSKYLLWYYKAARCHACKRQGKLLETIHWRGQIKHFCNQQCLLRFYNQQNQPNLDTQKGPESLLNSQTPEPKQPSSTTTSQKAETSTVPAKNSSAPAAASASAVASQPSSQPITPRKNKAAMCKPLMQNRGVSCKIEMKSKGCQTEADWKPQVVVLPIPVPIFVPVPMNMYCQKVPVPFSMPVPVPVPMFLPTTLESTEKIVETIEELKVKIPSNPLEADILAMAEMIAEAEELDKASSDLCDLVSNQSAEGLLEDCDLFGPARDDVLAMAVKMANVLDEPGQDLEADFPKNPLDINPSVDFLFDCGLVGPDDVSADQDLPRSMRKGPKRLVLSESCSRDSMSSQPSCTALNYSYGVNAWKSWVQAKYAGGETSKGDELRFGPKPMRIKEDILACTAAELNYGLAQFVKEITRPNGERYEPDSIYYLCLGIQQYLLENNRMVNIFTDLYYLTFVQELNRLLSGWQPTILPNNTVFSRVEEEHLWECKQLGVYSPFVLLNTLMFFNTKFFGLQTAEEHMQLSFTNVVRQSRKCTTARGTTKVVSIRYYAPVRHRKGRDGGLGKRKREEEAPVLEQRENRMNPLRCPVKFYEFYLSKCPESLRNRNDVFYLQPERSCIAESPLWYSVIPMDKSMLESMLNRVLAVREIYEEHSRGGGGGLDDEMD; from the exons ATGGAGTCGAATGAATTTCCTGGCTCCTTGGGGCCAATGTCACTGCCTGATAAGCCACTGATTGGAGACCTTCCTGCAGACATGGAGTATGGAGAGGATCTGCTAGCATCCCAAACAGCCTCCATCCCACAGGCTTCAGCTCAGCAGCCCCAAGAGATGGAGTGGGAAGCACCTAAGCAAGCAACTTCAGATGCAGACCTGGACCCGGGCTTGGTGAAAACAGCCGGATTGTCTGATCTGAGCAAATCCAACAGTCTGACCCTCAGCAAGTCTGGTGCTCTAGATGTTACAGAGAAGCCCAGTCTTCTCGGTAGCTTGAGCAACAATGACAACCTGGTGGACCTGGATAAGTCTGAGGACCTGGACAACGTGTACAAGACACGAGGTTCTGCAGATCCGGAGGATGGACCTAGGGATCCCCCTGTGCCAGGAACCGAAGCCCTTGTGCCAGAAGCATGGAAAGAAGCATCAGCATCGAAAGTAGACTTCAAAAGCACAAAGGATGATGGAGAGGAGAGTGCAGCCTCCCTTCCCGACAGCCATGTGGTGAAGTCGCCTGACGTGGTGGAGATGAGCAGCACTTCCTCCTCACAAGAACCAACAGAATATTCCGAGAACTCACCGAAAATTCCGCGGCCGGTTAAGAAAGCCCGATTGAAAGCCCCAAAGAAAAGTGCTCCAGTGCAGAAGGAGGAAGTGGCGACATCTACAGATGAGGGGAAGGAGCCTGTTCTCAACAGTACTCCAGCTCCTGAGCCCATGAAAGAGGGTGTGACTGAGGCTGAGAAAGACAGCAGTGTCAGCCAGAAGGACCCTGCTGAGCCCAAAGCACAAGAGGCTGAACAATCGCTCCAACCTCCAG GGGAAGACCCTGGCGCAAAAGGGAGCGAGAAGCCAGTTGTGAAG GAGCAGAAGAGAAGCGAGCGTGCCAGGAGGGCGGAAGTGTCTCGGCCTGAAACAGTGAACTCCTCTGAGAGCA TCCCCGTCTCGGATGAGGATTCAGATGCCATGGTGGATGACCCCAACGACGAGGACTTCGTTCCCCACCGCACCCGGCGCACCACGCGCCTGTCCCTGCGCAACCAGGCAGCCCAGCGAGCTGCCCGTTCCACCGTCACCAAGATGACTTGCGCCAACTGCCGGACCCCACTGCAGAAGGGCCAGACGGCCTACCAGCGCAAGGGGCTGCCCCAGCTCttctgctccagctcctgcctCACCACCTTCTCCAAGAGGCCTCTCAGCAAGAAGTGCTGCACCTTCTGCAAAAA GGAGATCTGGAATGCCAAGGACTCCGTGGTGGCTCAGATTGGCTCAGGCAGCTCTTTCCACGAGTTCTGCTCTTCTGTGTGCCTCTCGCTGTATGAAGCCCAGCAGCAAAGACCGACACCACAGTCGGCAGAAGCCTCAGACACTGTCCGTTGCAGTGTGTGCTACAAGGCTGGAGAG atcCAGCACGAGGTCAGCAATGGGAATGTGGTGCACCGCATCTGCAGCGACGCCTGCTTCACCAAGTTCCGTGCCACCAAGGGCCTGAAAACCAACTGCTGTGACAACTGTGGCCTCTACCTGTACAACAAGGGCCTGCCACTGGAGTACCTCTTCCACGAGGGGCAGCAGAAGCGCTTCTGCAATACCACATGCCTCAACAGCTACAAAAAG AAGAACACCCGGGTTTATCCATGCATGTGGTGCAAGACACTCTGCAAGAACTTCGACATGCTGTCCCACAAAGACCGGAATGGGAAGATGGGCCTTTTCTGCTCCGTCTGCTGTTCCACCTCCTACAAAGTCAAGCAGGCTGGCCTGACAG GACCCCCTCGGCCTTGCAGCTTCTGTCGGAAGAGCCTGTCTGAGCCCTGCTACTACAACAAGAACGAGCAGGTGGTGTACCAGTTCTGCAGCCCCAGCTGCTGGACCAAATTCCAG CGCACCAGCCCAGAAGGTGGAATCCACTTGACTTGCCAttcctgccacagcctcttcaCTGGGAAGCCTGAGATCCTGgattggcag GACAAGGTCTACCAGTTCTGCTGCCGAGACTGCTGTGAGGACTTCAAGCGCCTGCATGGGGTGGTGTCCCAGTGCGAGCACTGCAAGCAGGAGAAACTGCTGCACGAGAAGATCCGCTTTTCTGGGGTGGAGAAGAACTTTTGCAGCGAAG GGTGTGTGCTTCTTTATAAACAGGATTTCACCAAGAACCTGGGCCTGTGCTGCATCACCTGCACTTACTGCTCCCAGACGTGCCAGCGAGCCGTCACcgagcagctggagggcagcacCTGGGACTTCTGCAGCGACGACTGCAAAAGCAAATACCTGCTCTGGTACTACAAG gCGGCTCGGTGCCACGCCTGCAAGCGTCAGGGCAAGCTGCTGGAAACCATCCATTGGCGGGGGCAAATCAAACACTTCTGCAACCAGCAGTGTCTTCTGAGGTTTTATAACCAACAGAACCAGCCCAACCTGGACACCCAGAAAGGGCCTGAGAGCCTGCTGAACA GTCAGACCCCCGAGCCAAAGCAACCCTCCTCTACCACCACCTCGCAGAAAGCAGAGACCAGCACG GTACCTGCGAAGAACAGCTCTGCCCCGGCAGCCGCCTCTGCCTCTGCTGTTGCGTCCCAGCCGTCGTCTCAGCCAATCACCCCGCGGAAGAACAAAGCCGCAATGTGCAAGCCTCTCATGCAGAACCGAGGGGTCTCATGCAAGATAGAAATGAAGTCCAAGGGCTGTCAGACAG AAGCCGACTGGAAGCCCCAGGTGGTTGTGCTGCCCATTCCTGTGCCCATTTTCGTGCCTGTGCCTATGAACATGTACTGCCAGAAAGTACCTGTGCCTTTCTCCATGCCTGTCCCG GTGCCTGTGCCAATGTTCCTGCCCACCACGCTGGAGAGCACGGAGAAGATTGTGGAGACCATAGAGGAGCTGAAGGTgaagatcccttccaaccctctgGAAGCCGATATCCTGGCCATGGCTGAGATGATCGCAGAAGCAGAGGAGCTGGACAAAGCCTCTTCGGACCTTTGTG ACCTAGTGAGTAACCAGAGTGCAGAAGGCCTCCTGGAGGACTGCGACCTCTTTGGGCCGGCAAGAGACGACGTGCTCGCCATGGCGGTCAAGATGGCAAATGTCCTGGATGAGCCGGGTCAGGACTTGGAGGCTGACTTTCCCAAAA ACCCATTGGACATTAACCCCAGTGTGGATTTCCTCTTTGACTGTGGCCTTGTGGGCCCAGATGACGTCTCTGCTGACCAAGACTTGCCTCGGAGCATGCGCAAG gGCCCGAAGCGCCTGGTTCTCTCAGAGAGCTGTTCGCGGGACTCCATGAGCAGCCAGCCCAGCTGTACAGCCCTCAACTACTCCTATGGTGTGAACGCCTGGAAGAGCTGGGTGCAGGCCAAGTACGCTGGTGGCGAGACCAGCAAGGGCGACGAGCTGCGCTTTGGCC CCAAACCCATGCGGATCAAAGAGGACATTCTGGCCTGCACAGCGGCAGAACTGAATTACGGTCTGGCCCAGTTTGTGAAGGAGATCACTCGTCCCAATGGCGAGCGCTATGAGCCTGACAGCATCTATTACCTCTGCCTTGGCATACAGCAG TACCTGCTGGAGAACAACCGCATGGTGAACATCTTCACGGACCTCTATTACCTGACCTTTGTGCAGGAGCTCAACAGGTTGCTCAGCGGCTGGCAGCCCACCATCCTGCCCAATA ACACCGTCTTCTCCCGCGTGGAAGAGGAGCACCTCTGGGAGTGCAAGCAGCTGGGCGTCTACTCCCCCTTCGTGCTCCTCAACACACTCATGTTCTTCAACACCAAGTTCTTTGGGCTGCAGACAGCTGAGGAGCACATGCAGCTCTCCTTCACCAACGTCGTGCGCCAGTCGCGCAAGTGCACCACAGCACGGGGCACCACCAAGGTGGTGAGCATCCGCTACTATGCTCCCGTGCGGCACCGGAAGGGGAGAG ATGGCGGCCTGGGCAAGCGGAAGCGAGAGGAGGAAGCGCCTGTCTTGGAGCAGCGCGAGAACCGCATGAACCCCCTGCGCTGCCCGGTCAAGTTCTACGAGTTCTATCTCTCCAAATG CCCTGAAAGCCTGCGAAACCGCAATGACGTCTTCTACCTGCAGCCTGAGAGGTCATGCATCGCCGAGTCGCCGCTGTGGTACTCCGTCATCCCCATGGACAAAAGCATGCTCGAGAGCATGCTCAACCGCGTCCTGGCTGTGCGCGAGATCTACGAGGAGCACAGCCGCGGAGGTGGAGGCGGCCTGGATGACGAAATGGACTGA